A portion of the Salinigranum marinum genome contains these proteins:
- the folP gene encoding dihydropteroate synthase translates to MEYHEAVNRLERLRRLRPKLGTETTASLLSEVGNPHEQLTAVQVAGSNGKGSTARLLERVLREAGLDVGLYTSPDLNDLRERVQVRGQKIPKREVVRFVEETWPSIVDRSVDGDAPTFFEAFTALALWHFAREEVDVAVLEVGIGGRYDATSVVDPIAAAVTSVSLEHTDILGSTVEEIASDKAHVAPADAPLVTGATGAALETIRERTDVVTVGIDDEAAPETDAPADRRGGERPDVRVRETEMVSIAESSVSLAGPDWAVQTTTPLLGTHQALNAGVAATLARQVGATLDVGVTERAIAAGVRNVHWPGRFEVLSREPLVVLDGAHNPDACEKLATVLDRYDYDELHLVFGAMRDKDHVAMCRSLPAADRAVLAEPAVGRAQSAETLAAVFDRETAARTDQCESVLAAVDEALRTANPTDCVLVTGSLYTVSEARDRWTRTPTPVRTPSTERARSVLSRADVPARPRRECADRLVHRTIRLRVRRAEAAELNETMRSAGGWCAVSGITTADEHVAVVVSGTREQFRDLVRRLRRRSGASRHLAGQLNRALGVGSGEPSAYPWNDGTAVMGILNVTPDSFHDGGEYDAVDAAVARAEEMAAAGAAIVDVGGESTRPGADPVSVAEETERVRPVIERLDDLDAMVSVDTRKPAVADAALAAGADMVNDVTGLADAAMRRVVADHGVPAVVMHSLSAPVDPDRGYDYDDVVDDVLETLTERVLLAERAGIDRSDLLVDPGLGFGKRAPESFELLDRLDEFRALGTPVMLGHSHKSMFEHVGCGPDARLAPTVAATALAAERGVDVVRVHDVPENVAAVATAEQTTRTGPE, encoded by the coding sequence ATGGAGTATCACGAGGCGGTGAACAGGCTGGAACGGCTCCGCCGACTCCGGCCCAAACTGGGCACGGAGACGACCGCCTCCCTGCTGTCGGAGGTGGGGAACCCACACGAGCAGTTGACCGCCGTCCAGGTGGCCGGCTCGAACGGCAAGGGAAGCACGGCACGGTTGCTCGAACGCGTGTTGCGGGAGGCGGGGCTCGACGTCGGACTCTACACCTCGCCCGACCTGAACGACCTCCGCGAGCGCGTGCAGGTGCGGGGACAGAAGATCCCCAAGCGGGAGGTCGTCCGGTTCGTCGAGGAGACCTGGCCGTCGATCGTCGACCGCTCGGTCGACGGCGACGCGCCCACGTTCTTCGAGGCGTTCACGGCGCTGGCGCTGTGGCACTTCGCGCGCGAGGAGGTCGACGTCGCCGTCCTCGAGGTGGGGATCGGCGGGCGCTACGACGCGACGAGCGTCGTCGACCCGATCGCCGCGGCCGTCACGAGCGTCAGCCTCGAACACACCGACATCCTGGGGTCGACCGTCGAGGAGATCGCGAGCGACAAGGCCCACGTCGCGCCCGCCGACGCGCCGCTGGTCACCGGCGCGACCGGCGCGGCGCTGGAGACGATCCGCGAGCGGACCGACGTCGTGACCGTCGGCATCGACGACGAGGCGGCCCCAGAGACGGACGCGCCGGCCGACCGCCGGGGCGGGGAGCGACCCGACGTCCGGGTCCGAGAGACGGAGATGGTCTCGATCGCGGAGTCGTCCGTCTCGCTGGCCGGCCCGGACTGGGCGGTCCAGACCACGACGCCGCTGCTCGGCACACACCAGGCGCTCAACGCAGGCGTCGCCGCCACCCTCGCGCGGCAGGTCGGGGCGACGCTCGACGTCGGGGTGACGGAGCGAGCGATCGCGGCCGGCGTCCGGAACGTCCACTGGCCCGGCCGGTTCGAGGTGCTGTCGCGGGAGCCGCTGGTGGTGCTCGACGGGGCTCACAACCCCGACGCCTGCGAGAAGCTCGCGACGGTGCTCGACCGCTACGACTACGACGAGCTCCACCTCGTCTTCGGCGCGATGCGCGACAAGGACCACGTCGCCATGTGCCGGTCGCTTCCGGCCGCCGACCGGGCGGTGCTCGCCGAACCGGCCGTCGGCCGCGCACAGTCCGCGGAGACGCTGGCGGCCGTGTTCGACCGCGAGACCGCGGCGCGAACCGACCAGTGCGAGTCGGTGCTGGCCGCCGTAGACGAGGCGCTCCGGACCGCGAACCCGACGGACTGCGTGCTCGTGACGGGCTCGCTGTACACGGTCTCGGAGGCCCGTGACCGCTGGACGCGGACGCCGACGCCCGTTCGGACCCCTTCGACCGAACGCGCCCGGTCGGTCCTCTCGCGCGCCGACGTCCCCGCGCGTCCGCGCCGCGAGTGCGCCGACCGGCTGGTCCACCGGACGATCAGGCTCCGCGTCCGGCGCGCGGAGGCGGCCGAACTGAACGAGACGATGCGCTCGGCGGGCGGGTGGTGTGCGGTCTCGGGCATCACGACCGCGGACGAACACGTCGCGGTCGTCGTGAGCGGCACGCGCGAGCAGTTCCGCGACCTGGTCCGCCGCCTCCGCCGACGGTCGGGGGCGAGCCGACACCTCGCGGGGCAGCTGAACCGAGCGCTCGGCGTCGGCAGCGGGGAGCCCTCCGCGTATCCCTGGAACGACGGCACGGCCGTGATGGGCATCCTCAACGTCACGCCGGACTCCTTCCACGACGGCGGCGAGTACGACGCGGTCGACGCGGCCGTCGCGCGGGCCGAGGAGATGGCCGCCGCGGGTGCGGCGATCGTCGACGTCGGCGGCGAGTCGACACGGCCGGGTGCCGACCCGGTCTCGGTGGCGGAGGAGACCGAGCGCGTCCGCCCGGTGATCGAACGCCTGGACGATCTCGACGCGATGGTCTCGGTCGACACGCGGAAGCCGGCGGTCGCCGACGCGGCGCTCGCCGCCGGCGCGGACATGGTGAATGACGTCACCGGGCTCGCGGACGCGGCGATGCGTCGCGTCGTCGCCGACCACGGGGTGCCGGCGGTGGTGATGCACAGCCTCTCGGCCCCGGTCGACCCCGACCGCGGCTACGACTACGACGACGTCGTCGACGACGTGTTGGAGACGCTCACCGAGCGCGTGCTTTTGGCCGAGCGGGCGGGCATCGACCGCTCCGACCTCCTCGTCGACCCCGGCCTGGGTTTCGGAAAGCGCGCCCCCGAGAGCTTCGAACTCCTGGACCGACTCGACGAGTTCCGGGCGCTCGGGACACCCGTCATGCTCGGACACTCGCACAAGTCGATGTTCGAACACGTCGGCTGCGGCCCTGATGCCCGACTCGCGCCGACGGTGGCCGCGACGGCGCTGGCGGCCGAACGCGGCGTCGACGTCGTCCGCGTCCACGACGTTCCGGAGAACGTCGCCGCCGTCGCCACCGCCGAACAGACGACGCGGACGGGGCCGGAGTAA